Proteins from a genomic interval of Scomber scombrus chromosome 11, fScoSco1.1, whole genome shotgun sequence:
- the gigyf2 gene encoding GRB10-interacting GYF protein 2: MAETQTLNFGPEWLRALSGGGGSGGSGGGGGGGGGGSSGIVASPPLSPALPKYKLADYRYGREEMLALYVKDNKIPIDLHDKEFLPILQEEPLMPLALVSFTEEEQRNFSMSVNSAAVLRLTGRGGGPIVGAPRGRSTSRGRGRGRGDGGFYQRSFDDVEGFGRGVREMHRSQSWEERGDRRFEKPGRKDPGLDGVPGHFPMNHIRSNYEDGVTGLPRKHDFTRSESENWRTSRDDQNDAPRSAGWREHPDQRRRFPFDAREDERGYRRPRSGSGSLEDERDSLPEWCLEDADEEAGTFDSSGAFLSLKKASKEPILEEAELDFRPLEECEEGLEEEDSQPKETKETETEAKREADRKEFARVSEEAAPVAPPVSEPQAPTKTLSPSQPRRTEESERPAERQPPLELPPEPCKVPLHVPMSNSMLESLPMTHISTTLAEVSAASSTVQLPQQKPVEVPVAMNNPLPFPSNMMAPIGRPTTVPHDTDEDEGLKHFEQEAEKMVAYLQDGVADDDRLAVKTSEKPKPSGLPLTHDAALKWFYKDPQGEIQGPFSNQEMAEWFQAGYFTMSLLVKRGCDEVFQPLGDIMKIWGRVPFTPGPAPPPLQGNQERLKRQQELTALNLYQLQQLQYQYLLRQQYAQALAQQKAAALSSAPLQQQQQHQQQINLLLQQYQALKLRASESLIPPVTRSLSVPDSGSVWEMQNPTSQASCTPNLQQAVPSTWDGSSVWDLPIDSMAQAPTIEQMQQFEKSKSAKLELERREAEMRAKREEEERKRLEEVLRARQEEERKRLEEEELARQKQEEALRRQREQEEAQRRQKEEEERLAQEEALRRLEERRREEEERKRREEFLRKQEEERRKQEELEALRRREEEKRAEEEAAAAAVAALQAQQQQEEQKRREQEAQRQQELQRQRQQQQEALRRLQQQQQQQQQLAQMKLPSSSKWGQQSSNALSQAQNALSLAEIQKLEEERERQTREEQRRQQQELLKLQQQQALQQSQQPQAKLSGWGNVAKQPVITKSLLEIQREEAQQMKQRKEQPQQPQPVHQPPQQPHPITPQQTRTQNRTTTLSSSVWGSVNTSTCSNWGSDPSSIWGDTHNSNMGFWDEAVKEAVQQPPQPKKSNAQKNNKGNANLSNSLSGRANKKVEEEEKLLKLFQGVNKSQQDTFMQWCEQTLHTLNTANNLDVPTFASFLKEVDSPYEVHDYVRAYLGDTPEAKDFAKQFLERRAKQNANQQKPAPQNQQQALKQPQDSVWGGTGSSSLYQSNHTGGQQQRFETVTSGKKKKKQKMVRADPSLLGFSVNAASERLNMGEIETLEDF; encoded by the exons ATGGCCGAAACCCAGACACTTAACTTTGGACCAGAATG GCTCCGTGCCCTGTCTGGAGGTGGAGGCAGTGGTGGTAGCGGCGGCGGTGGCGGTGGCGGCGGCGGTGGAAGCAGCGGCATAGTTGCCTCTCCGCCCCTATCACCTGCATTGCCAAAGTATAAACTCGCAGACTATCGTTACGGGAGAGAAGAAATGTTAGCACTTTATGTAAAGGATAACAAG ATCCCTATAGACTTACATGATAAGGAGTTCCTGCCCATATTGCAAGAGGAGCCCTTGATGCCTTTGGCACTTGTGTCTTTTACAGAGGAGGAACAG AGAAATTTTTCCATGTCTGTAAACAGTGCAGCTGTACTTCGGCTGACAGGGCGAGGAGGTGGTCCAATAGTAGGGGCACCACGAGGCCGAAGTACCTCAAGGGGTAGAG GCCGgggaagaggagatggagggttTTACCAAAGAAGTTTTGATGATGTGGAAGGGTTTGGCCGTGGAGTGAGGGAGATGCATCGCTCCCAGAGCTGGGAAGAAAG gGGAGATAGAAGGTTTGAAAAGCCAGGTCGAAAAGACCCAG GCCTAGATGGCGTTCCAGGACATTTTCCGATGAATCACA TTCGAAGCAACTACGAGGACGGTGTGACCGGCCTACCGAGGAAGCACGACTTCACGCGTTCAGAGAGTGAGAACTGGCGTACATCTCGTGATGATCAGAACG ATGCACCTCGGTCAGCAGGGTGGCGGGAACACCCAGATCAGCGTCGCCGTTTCCCATTTGATGCAAGAGAAGACGAGCGTGGATACAGGAGGCCACGGTCAGGCAGtggcagcctggaggacgagaGGGACAGCCTGCCAGAGTGGTGTCTGGAGGACGCAGACGAGGAGGCGGGCACCTTCGACTCTTCAGGGGCCTTTCTCTCACTCAAG AAAGCCTCCAAGGAGCCCATCCTTGAGGAGGCAGAGCTTGACTTCAGACCCTTGGAAGAGTGTGAAGAGGGTCTGGAGGAAGAAGACAGTCAGCCTAAGGAGaccaaagagacagaaacagaagccaagagagaggcagacagaaaag aGTTTGCCAGAGTGTCAGAGGAGGCTGCACCTGTTGCTCCCCCAGTCTCAGAGCCTCAGGCTCCTACCAAGACTCTGTCCCCGAGCCAGCCCCGCAGAACAGAAGAGTCTGAGAGGCCAGCTGAACGGCAGCCACCCCTGGAGCTACCACCAGAGCCCTGCAAAGTCCCCCTGCACGTCCCCATGTCTAACAGCATGCTTGAGTCCCTACCCATGACCCACATCTCTACCACCCTTGCAG AAGTGTCTGCTGCATCATCCACCGTCCAGCTACCGCAGCAGAAGCCTGTGGAGGTTCCTGTGGCAATGAACAACCCGCTGCCCTTCCCTTCAAACATGATGGCACCTATCGGCAGACCCACCACTGTGCCACATGACACGGATGAAGATGAGGGGCTGAAACACTTTGAGCAG GAGGCAGAGAAGATGGTAGCATACCTACAGGACGGTGTGGCGGATGATGACAGACTTGCAGTAAAGACTTCAGAGAAGCCCAAACCCTCAGGTCTGCCGCTCACCCACGATGCTGCTCTCAAGTGGTTCTACAAAGACCCCCAAGGGGAGATACAAG GTCCATTCAGTAACCAGGAGATGGCTGAGTGGTTCCAGGCAGGTTACTTTACCATGTCTCTCTTAGTCAAAAGAGGGTGTGATGAAGTTTTTCAACCCTTGGGAGATATCATGAAGATATGGGGGAGGGTACCGTTCACTCCAGGCCCTGCACCTCCACCTCTACAG GGTAATCAAGAAAGGTTGAAGAGGCAGCAGGAGCTCACTGCTCTCAACCTTTACCAGTTACAGCAGCTCCAGTATCAATACCTCCTCAG GCAGCAGTATGCTCAGGCCTTGgcccagcagaaagctgcagcccTCAGCTCAGCTCCTcttcagcagcaacagcaacatcaACAGCAGATCAACCTGCTTCTACAGCAATACCAGGCTCTGAAGCTAAG AGCATCTGAGAGCCTTATACCTCCTGTTACACGTTCCCTTTCTGTACCAGACTCTGGTTCTGTGTGGGAAATGCAGAACCCGACCTCTCAGGCTTCCTGCACACCAAACCTCCAACAAGCTGTTCCAAGCA CGTGGGATGGCAGCAGTGTATGGGATTTACCAATAGACTCCATGGCACAGGCTCCAACCATTGAGCAGATGCAACAGTTTGAAAAGTCAAAGTCTGCAAAG TTGGAGCTGGAGAGGCGTGAAGCAGAAATGAGAGccaaaagggaggaagaggagaggaaacggCTGGAAGAGGTCCTGAGGGCTCGACAGGAGGAGGAACGTAAACGcttggaggaagaggagctggCACGACAAAAACAG GAGGAGGCATTGAGGCGACAGAGAGAGCAAGAAGAGGCGCAGCGCCggcaaaaagaagaagaggagcgaCTGGCACAGGAGGAGGCTCTCCGCAGATTAGAGGAGAGgcggagagaagaggaggagagaaagagacggGAAGAGTTCCTTCGCAAACAG GAAGAGGAGCGCAGAAAGCAAGAGGAACTTGAAGCATTAAGGAGGCGTGAGGAGGAGAAGCgagcagaggaagaggcagcagctgctgcagtggcaGCTCTTCAGGCCCAGCAACAACAAGAGGAGCAAAAGAGGAGAGAGCAAGAGGCCCAAAGACAGCAGGagctgcagagacagaggcagcagcaacaagagGCTCTCAGGCgacttcagcagcagcagcagcagcagcagcagcttgcacaaatgaag CTTCCATCGTCATCAAAGTGGGGCCAGCAGTCAAGCAATGCACTCAGCCAGGCTCAGAACGCCCTGTCATTGGCTGAGATCCAGAAACTGGAGGAGGAGCGAGAACGACAGACGCGGGAAGAG CAGCGACGTCAGCAGCAGGAGCTCCTGAAGCTGCAGCAACAACAGGCTCTGCAACAGTCTCAGCAGCCCCAGGCCAAGCTGTCTGGTTGGGGCAATGTGGCCAAACAGCCAGTTATTACCAAGTCATTGCTGGAGATTCAGAGGGAGGAAGCCCAGCAGATGAAACAGAGGAAGGAGCAGCCGCAGCAGCCTCAGCCAGTGCATCAGCCACCGCAACAGCCACACCCCATCACTCCCCAGCAGACCCGCACGCAGAACAGAACT ACAACTCTGAGCAGCTCCGTGTGGGGGTCTGTTAACACCAGCACCTGCTCTAATTGGGGCTCGGACCCCAGCAGCATCTGGGGTGACACCCACAACTCTAATATGGGTTTCTGGGATGAGGCTGTGAAGGAGGCCGTCCAGCAGCCTCCCCAACCGAAGAAAAGCAACgctcagaaaaacaacaagggCAATGCCAACCTCAG TAACTCTTTGAGTGGGCGAGCCAACAAGAaggtagaagaggaggagaagctgctgAAGTTGTTCCAAGGGGTCAATAAGAGCCAGCAGGACACCTTCATGCAGTGGTGTGAGCAAACTCTGCACACGCTCAACACAGCCAACAACCTGGATG TTCCGACGTTTGCATCCTTCCTGAAAGAAGTGGACTCTCCATACGAGGTGCACGATTATGTCAGGGCCTATCTGGGGGACACTCCCGAGGCCAAGGACTTTGCCAAGCAGTTCCTGGAACGTCGTGCCAAACAGAACGCTAACCAACAGAAACCGGCCCCGCAGAACCAACAGCAAGCCCTCAAACAGCCGCAG GATTCTGTATGGGGTGGAACAGGATCTTCATCGCTCTACCAGTCCAACCATACAGGTGGCCAGCAGCAGCGCTTTGAAACTGTCACCtcagggaagaagaaaaagaagcagaagatGGTCCGCGCAGACCCGAGCCTTCTTG gtttttctgTGAACGCGGCATCTGAGAGATTGAATATGGGAGAGATTGAGACTTTGGAGGACTTTTAA
- the snorc gene encoding protein SNORC, with protein sequence MVHSSSICRFLLLVFLGLLVAFVHTETVADPASTTRDNQDTMSGEPPSDVTTKDPFQDMTEQSFTYDYEDTTHSQGIDEEEGVLGPGAITAIVIAVFLGASVLLALIVITLRKFTAS encoded by the exons ATGGTTCACAGCAGCAGTATCTGCAGATTCCTCCTCCTGGTGTTCCTAGGCCTCTTGGTAGCATTTGTACACACAG AGACGGTCGCAGACCCTGCCTCAACCACCAGGGACAACCAGGACACCATGTCCGGGGAGCCACCCAGCGACGTTACCACCAAAGACCCTTTCCAGGATATGACGGAGCAGTCCTTTACGTACGACTACGAGGACACCACACACTCCCAAGGCATTGATGAGGAGGaag gggtcCTGGGACCTGGGGCCATCACAGCCATCGTTATAGCAGTCTTCCTGGGAGCATCTGTCCTGCTCGCCCTCATCGTCATCACACTCAGAAAGTTCACCGCTTCCTAG